GAATTGGCCCGGAATCTGGCCGATGCGGCGAAAAGCGTGAAGCAGTTCTCCTGGGGCGGCGGATTCGACTCCGACGCCAGCGAACGAACGATCGAGTTTCTCGACACGAGCGACCGCGCGATCGCGCTCAACGATCTGGTGTTTCGCCGCCGCGTCCGGCTCGACAAACAGCGGACCGAATACACGCTGAAATGCCGCACGCCGGATCGCTACGTTTCGGCCGGCACCAAGATCGCGCCGGCCGACAAGTTTCAGGAAGACCTCAGGGACCTGAAGTTCGAAGAAGACATCGCGCCGCCGTTTGCCTCGCGATTCTCGCATTCGGCGACGATCCAGGGCCCGAACCAGGCGCCCGAGGATCTGGCCGCGGCCGCCGCCTGGTTTCCGCTGCTGGCCAAGCTCAAACGCGATGGCGAGACCTGTCCGGGCAAGCTCGCATTGCAACCCGTGAATGTGCTCGCCATCCACGAACGGGTGTTCAAGGGCCCGACATGCACGTTTCACAAGACCACAGCCGAGGTGGCACTGATCATCTGGACGAACGGCCCGCTCGGCCGGATGCTGGCCGTCGAGTTCTCGTTCCACTATGACCTGGAGGACGAGGAACTCACGACCAAGGCGGCGGAATCAGCCTGGCGATTCTATCGCTACATCCAACGTCTCGATTGGTGCCTGGCCGACGCGCGCACCAAGACGCAGCTCGCCTACGGGGCGGAATAGGCTCGGGCTCGTCGACAGTGCCTCGGCAAGAGTGCCTCGGCAAGAGCGCCTCAGCAACTGCGGGAAAAATCGCGATGAGCCTGGCCACGCAGCAGTCGATTTCACTGCCTTGGGGCGACGGTCAACTTGAGGTACGCTTGCCGGCCTCGTGGCAAGTGGTGGGTCGTTTCGAGCCGCGCGAGATGGCGGCCGCCGCCGACCCGCTGGTGGCGTGCCGCGAAGCGCTGCAAGCGCCGGTCGGCGCGGCTCCCTGGTCGGGGCGCGATCTGCGCGGCAAGCGCGTGTTGCTCGTGCCCGACGACGTCAGCCGCCCGACGCCGGTGGCCGATTTTGCCCCGGCGGTTTGCGAGGCCTTGCACGCGGCCGGCGTAGCCGCGGGCGACCTGGAGATTCTGTTCGCGCTGGGCGTGCACCGCCCGATGACCCAGGCCGAGGCCGAGGCGAAATTCGGCCGCGACCTGCTCGCGCGGTATTGCTGGCACAATCACAACGCTTTCGAGCCGGCGCAGTTGGTGCACCTGGGCACGACGCGGCGCGGCACCCCCGTGTGGTTCAACCGGCTGCTGACCGAGTTCGATCTGATCGTGCCCCTGGGGGCGATCGAACCGCACCTGCTCCTGGGCTTTTCTGGCGGCTACAAGATGCTGCTGCCCGGCTGCGCGGGCGCAGAGACGATCGGCCACAATCATCTGCAAGGCACCGGCGGCGGCAGCTTCAACTATGTCGGCGTGCTGCCCGACGATTCACCGATGCGCCTCGATATCGAAGAGGCCGCCTCGATGCTCGGCCGCGAAGTGTTCGTCGTGAATGCGGCGCTGCGGGCCGACAAACGGGTCGTACGCTTCTTCTGCGGTTGTCCCCGTGGCGCGCTACGCGCGGGCGTGGCCTATGTGCGCGAACATGCCGAGGTGCAGGTGCCGCAGCCGGTCGACGTGGTGATCGCCAACTCGGCGCCATTCGATATCGACCTGCGGCAGAGCATGAAGTGCATCGGGAACACGTCGTTTGCAGCGCGGCGCGGCGGCGTGGTGCTGGGGTTCTTACGGTGTGACGAAGGCCGCGGCGACGTCGAAGTTCCGTCGCGGACGTTGCCCTATGGCGCGCTGAAGCTGGTGACCGGCGTGCTCGGGTCGAAACGGATCATGAACTTCGTCAACCTCGTGCGGCGCGGCGATCCGGTCGAGCAGAAGTTTCTGTCCCACTTCGCCCTGCAAACGCTGCATCGCAACGAGATTTACGTCTACAGCGAGCAACTCGAGCCGGACGTCGGCCGCAAACTGGGAATCTTGCGCCAATACCGCGATCCCGATGCTATGGTCGCCGAGGCCTTACGCAAGGTCGGCCCGCGCGCCACGGTGGCGGTGTTTCCCCAGGGAGGTTGCACCTATACTCGCGGCAGCGCCTTCGCCAGCAGCGCCGGCACGATGCCGGTTGCCGCCGCCAGTTAACCGACCCCGATCTCGCGCACGCCGTGTCGAATTCGCCTTTCACTCTGCATACCACCGACCGCAAGACGGCTGCGCGCCGGGGTACTCTGGTCACGGCGCATGGACCGGTCGAGACGCCTGCATTCATGCCCGTCGGCACGCAGGGCACCGTCAAAGGTGTGACGCTCGATCAATTGCGGGCCACGGGCGCCGAAATGATTCTGGCCAACACCTATCACCTGGCCTTGCGCCCGGGCGAATCGCTCGTCGCGCGGCTCGGCGGGCTGCACGGCTTCACCGGCTGGACGGGGCCGATCCTCACCGACAGCGGCGGGTTTCAGTTGTTCAGCCTGGCTCAGATGACCAAGGTGCGCGAGACCGGGGCCGTCTTTCGCTCGCACATCGACGGCCGCACGCTGGAGATGTCGCCCGAGCGCGCTGTCGAAATCCAGGCGGCGCTCGGGAGCGACGTGGCGATGGTGCTCGACGACGTGGTGGGACTGCCGGCTCCCCATGAGCGGTTGGCCGAAGCCGTCGAGCGCACGATTCGCTGGGCGGCCCGCGCCCAGGCAGCACATCGCCGCGCCGACCAACTGCAGTTTGCCATCGTGCAAGGCGGGCTCGATCCGGCGTTGCGCCAACGCTGCGCCGAGCGCCTCGTGGCCCTCGAGTTTCCCGGCTATGCGATCGGTGGGTTGAGCGTCGGTGAAACGCCCGCGGAGATGTACGCTGCGATCGATGCCACGGTACCGGCGCTGCCGGCGGACCGACCCCGCTACTTGATGGGCGTGGGGCGGCCCATCGACCTGCTCGAGGCCGTGGCCCGCGGCGTCGATATGTTCGATTGCGTGATGCCGACGCGCAACGGGCGCAACGCGCTGGCATTCACCGCGTCGGGCACCCTGCGGATGCGCAACCTGGTGCACCAGGACGACGCGCGCCCGCTGGAGGACGACTGCCCCTGCCCTGCCTGCCGTCACAGCCGAGCTTATTTACGGCACCTGTTCATGGCCGACGAGATGTTGGGGCCCATCCTGCTGTCGATCCACAATCTGACCTACTACCAGCGCTTGATGGCTGCGGCCCGAGCGGCGATTGCCGCGGGTACCTACGGCGAATTCATGGCCGCGACGCTCCGCGGCTGGAGCGCGTCGTCGGCTGCCGACGATTCGCCCAAGCACTCGACGGCGACCTAGCCCCCGGCTTGCCGAGCGGTGAACAAGGCCCGGCGCAGGGGGCCTTCGCGAGCCGGATGCAGTCGCGGTTTTCACGCCGGCTGCTGCCCTTGTGGCTGCGAGCGCAAAGCCATATGCTTACCATCTTTGGCTGCCGGCCGAGGGGGTCGGTTGGCGCCCGCCGTGCACCCTGGGCAGGTCGGGTTGCATACCTAAAATCAGGCCGGTCGCGCTGGCAGGCGTGCCCGAGCGATCCGCCGTCGAGTCGTTCGTCCCGTGAACTGGCAATCGCTGTCTCTAGTGCTGTTGGCCGAGAACGCTCCGCAGCAGCAGGTCGGATCAGGCATCCTCAGCATGCTTCCCATGCTGGTGATGGTCGTGTTGCTGTTTTACTTCATGATCTTGCGGCCTCAGCGGCGCGATCAGGACGCGCGCACGACGATGCTGGCCAACCTGAAGAAGAACGACCGCGTGGTCACCGCCGGCGGCCTGTATGGCGTCGTGACCAACGTCCGGCCCGAGGCCGACGAAGTCACGCTCAAGGTGGACGAAACCAATAATACCCGCGTCCGCGTCACGCTGCAGTCGATCGCCCGTAAGCTGGGCGACGAATCGGGCGACGCCACGACGGAGAAGACCTAACGCCGGTAGAGCGCCATGCGGCTCGCCGAGCCGCGGCGCATCTCGGACAAGGAAGCGACGATCATGCAAGACTGGGTTGTCAATCTCGGAATCGCGCTGGCGCTGTTGATCGTGCCGCCGGCGCTGGGGTACTACCTGGCCCGCACGCTGCGGATGACGGAATACGGCTGGAAGATTTCGCTGGCGCTGTTCACGTTGGCCTTGGCCGTGGTGGTGCCGCTACGCGGCTGGCCGCCGCAATTTGGCCCCGATCTGGCCGGCGGCTTCAACCTGGTCTACGAGGTCGATCGCGAGCAGTTGAAGGAGAAGACCGGCGCAGACAACGCGAAGAATCCG
This sequence is a window from Pirellulales bacterium. Protein-coding genes within it:
- the yajC gene encoding preprotein translocase subunit YajC, with the translated sequence MNWQSLSLVLLAENAPQQQVGSGILSMLPMLVMVVLLFYFMILRPQRRDQDARTTMLANLKKNDRVVTAGGLYGVVTNVRPEADEVTLKVDETNNTRVRVTLQSIARKLGDESGDATTEKT
- the tgt gene encoding tRNA guanosine(34) transglycosylase Tgt, with protein sequence MHTTDRKTAARRGTLVTAHGPVETPAFMPVGTQGTVKGVTLDQLRATGAEMILANTYHLALRPGESLVARLGGLHGFTGWTGPILTDSGGFQLFSLAQMTKVRETGAVFRSHIDGRTLEMSPERAVEIQAALGSDVAMVLDDVVGLPAPHERLAEAVERTIRWAARAQAAHRRADQLQFAIVQGGLDPALRQRCAERLVALEFPGYAIGGLSVGETPAEMYAAIDATVPALPADRPRYLMGVGRPIDLLEAVARGVDMFDCVMPTRNGRNALAFTASGTLRMRNLVHQDDARPLEDDCPCPACRHSRAYLRHLFMADEMLGPILLSIHNLTYYQRLMAAARAAIAAGTYGEFMAATLRGWSASSAADDSPKHSTAT
- the larA gene encoding nickel-dependent lactate racemase, with protein sequence MSLATQQSISLPWGDGQLEVRLPASWQVVGRFEPREMAAAADPLVACREALQAPVGAAPWSGRDLRGKRVLLVPDDVSRPTPVADFAPAVCEALHAAGVAAGDLEILFALGVHRPMTQAEAEAKFGRDLLARYCWHNHNAFEPAQLVHLGTTRRGTPVWFNRLLTEFDLIVPLGAIEPHLLLGFSGGYKMLLPGCAGAETIGHNHLQGTGGGSFNYVGVLPDDSPMRLDIEEAASMLGREVFVVNAALRADKRVVRFFCGCPRGALRAGVAYVREHAEVQVPQPVDVVIANSAPFDIDLRQSMKCIGNTSFAARRGGVVLGFLRCDEGRGDVEVPSRTLPYGALKLVTGVLGSKRIMNFVNLVRRGDPVEQKFLSHFALQTLHRNEIYVYSEQLEPDVGRKLGILRQYRDPDAMVAEALRKVGPRATVAVFPQGGCTYTRGSAFASSAGTMPVAAAS